Proteins from a genomic interval of Plasmodium reichenowi strain SY57 chromosome 13, whole genome shotgun sequence:
- a CDS encoding 2-oxoisovalerate dehydrogenase subunit alpha, mitochondrial, putative has protein sequence MRNIVQKYLQRNSTKLFNRTSVFSLYKKCNFSGYKIYSDGLVHSEFSTELKTVNEVIKMPIYRILDTNGNLLDGHEAPFEDEEVLKIYKDMVEFSIWDEIFYGIQRQGRISFYIVNEGEEGLQFGMGKALSVDDHLYCQYRETGVLLSRGFTYTDILNQLFGTKYDEGKGRQMCICYTKKDLNIHTITTPLGSQLSHAAGCGYALKLKNQKAVAVTYCGDGSSSEGDFYAALNFASVRQSQTMFVCKNNLYAISTSIKDQYRGDGIAPRALALGIESIRVDGNDLFASYLATKKLRDICIQESKPVFIEFMSYRYGHHSTSDDSSLYRPKEENEAWRQEGVHPISRIFLYLKNKNLYSEKEDQEHRKSVKENVLKELKKYESVKRYNIVGGLFEDVYHKEDWNIKEQRENFEQFFKENKHNYDTSKFEA, from the coding sequence atgAGAAATATTGTTCAGAAATACTTACAAAGGAATAGCACAAAGTTATTTAACAGAACAAGTGTATTCAGtttatataagaaatgTAATTTTTCTGGATACAAAATTTACAGTGACGGGCTAGTTCACTCTGAATTTTCTACTGAGTTAAAAACAGTAAATGAAGTTATAAAAATGCCTATTTATAGAATATTGGATACGAATGGAAATTTATTAGACGGTCATGAAGCGCCATTTGAGGATGAAGAagtattaaaaatttacaaGGATATGGTTGAATTTTCTATATGGgatgaaatattttatggAATACAAAGACAAGGTAGaatatcattttatatagTTAATGAAGGAGAAGAAGGTTTACAATTTGGTATGGGTAAAGCATTAAGTGTTGATGatcatttatattgtcAATATAGAGAAACAGGTGTTTTATTATCCAGAGGTTTTACATACACtgatatattaaatcaATTATTCGGTACCAAATATGATGAAGGTAAAGGTAGACAAATGTGTATATGCTATACTAAAAAAgatttaaatattcatacTATTACTACACCATTAGGATCTCAATTATCTCATGCTGCCGGTTGTGGATATgcattaaaattaaaaaatcaaaaagCTGTTGCTGTTACTTATTGTGGTGATGGTTCTTCATCAGAAGGAGATTTTTATGCTGCTCTAAATTTTGCTTCTGTAAGACAATCACAAACCATGTTTGTATGCAAAAACAATTTGTATGCTATATCCACATCTATTAAAGATCAATATAGAGGTGATGGTATTGCACCAAGAGCATTAGCCCTAGGAATAGAATCCATAAGAGTTGATGGAAATGATTTATTCGCAAGTTATCTAgctacaaaaaaattaagagACATTTGTATTCAAGAATCAAAACCAGTTTTTATTGAATTCATGTCTTATAGATATGGTCACCATAGTACTTCTGATGATTCTAGTCTGTACAGACcaaaagaagaaaatgaagCTTGGAGACAAGAAGGAGTACACCCAATTAGTAGAATCTTTTTATATCTCAAGAATAAAAACTTATATAGTGAAAAAGAAGATCAAGAACACAGAAAAAGTGTCAAAgaaaatgtattaaaagaattaaaaaaatatgaaagtgttaaaagatataatattgttgGTGGATTATTTGAAGATGTATATCATAAAGAAGACTGGAACATTAAAGAACAAAGAGAAAACTTTGAGCAGTTTTTCAAAgaaaataaacataattatGATACATCAAAATTTGAGGCATga
- a CDS encoding hypothetical protein (conserved Plasmodium protein, unknown function): METIISPVITLQQAPVVYTTTYRVVPQTVVYTFPNNIPVVKNIHVVPAQQLCLSYAYTSPVTVII, encoded by the coding sequence ATGGAAACGATAATATCTCCAGTAATTACTTTACAACAAGCCCCTGTCGTTTATACAACGACATATAGAGTTGTACCACAAACAGTTGTATACACCTTTCCAAATAATATCCCTGTcgttaaaaatatacatgtGGTTCCTGCACAACAATTATGTCTTAGTTACGCCTATACTTCACCAGTTActgtaataatataa
- a CDS encoding hypothetical protein (conserved Plasmodium protein, unknown function): MSFLLALNESKKSAEGSVASDITEEVFEKEIHEMNSLNMIMHIEDLRDKSFVDVKEKKDENKIKIKNTDEKEKEENGEEEGEEKGGSIKNSFMKIFQKKKKKKKKKTKKIKDHNINNIYDSNCLLTNPDNVDPDKYYLSFNELKKENSENVNEENYSSNDKPKNIVDSKDIVQNEENMNKEEIKDNMKRKKKKIKLSSYGTNSIENVKIKKYDSNKINNMDETYNNVYKKKQSNDSKDKKLKAKRFKNLKKKITSPKFTMPTKTKNKKNGNINENNFNFDPDDDLKKEIEKIKIDIERIKNKGNIKRMYDDLKYILLFQNEIVDIIIEDIRKNKVRTKYEMLEDSTVKDDVNKVILNHITFDLLKFKYINTKLKELILCVYDTKKFNGLVKRIVNNKAHEMRKIVDKNGELTVAKSMLSFLYKQLKYCIEDEIQCYYSEVKKLNDDIHNIKRNVMNIIFKSINDVCTIPDPYQIYDMGDKINRKKGTKENYNLNDINDDEQIKCEQNFVEYERKQQMICPDYSSDLNLFFSLYDNIHIERKKYIKNKSVIFKNYCTDADNDDDHNINDNINYNNNVNIYGNMKNIKTSTYRVNNNILDKDAQFVTSSKNINESYIPNYTNKSIRSVVSQNYVAPFNTIENRHTTADFIYGDRNSNCYINKSYEKTSNINNNIPLNVKFLNKNAVNANYNVSNMKMKKEHYLDDLKNYYCNINIPWIGKTCTNPSSSMSKNILRRKSNNKIKGSVIDAPLFYSAPDNDINHTNDTYDINNIGYGNDIDNNNNNNNNNNNNNNNNNIFEYVDYKNSDIYNKNIYPNNDAYSNYQHDSFNVPYPNELFNKDHIMYNNNHNMIHDENMVYNYDYKINDAQRNNYPPNYVHNNNMRKQMNNIYIDKDMLDGRFNKMSHIINNIDEKCYDYGNYKYYNLGENHNNSLNMYHNMNDNIYTERFTKQSNGTTVRCFKSEVNIRNKDTNKYSGFEIISSKEDIKKLENLLNDKWGSFKLFEKWIKDSSKWQWIDLKLQKEYINSNIELEKLKEEKTKYLEKCINNKIKELWCGRMKGLMNLKLCNMERKILKRFSKYHINQDIYDVVLDFERNSMCYQDLYAKFLNIDVYSKKVDFINKYNEYNEQLYAGGDYIYKYNKDKKKVNDENNKISQKKKGYVQSLIYSFNKKSQKSINNKNNLQIQKEKKKYNIIIKDPTTSVQYKNDHIYNIMDISNNRANAVINKIETINNKADINNNKKDIYTNLTENTNKKNNLGDNNHIDEDTTKKDQTYDKGKKQQKNEPKQEQKKKEPKQEQKQEQKKEPKQEQKHEQKHEQKQEQKQEQKQEQKQEQKHEQKHEQKHEQKIDQKLMKKTKNIYSNAQLNNMTHIGSFSIKKNKSHFDISLQDSGGLMNSKKNSFNDSFSLFRSECNKRISDFSLSSLKIKTRDINNEEDISFESSKIDEAEGEEYGEDGDNNDDENIEKTKRTKSNLSTFRRLFNLKRKKKDKEEKPKKSEVFPSESFLSYFKRQPSSDNANNSMIHKKENVHNLDIDNNIDDVNNKSSVVLLNNKSLSVEGYIYDNESIIIEKEVGEHLHIENMEDKHISLDDINNEEIYDSHSKSSINHNIYLNDINKINQIMEQKEHKNYAHNIDLIKGVKNKAFKADDKNNLKEKNNKITEKVTDLNDSYSFLNSSRSSDEENDKGKCKQSKEMSNIDDKHDNKGNDRNEHNGHYKSNPESNNKNNLKSNNKSDSKSNDKSDQNNNIRNYSKNNSKNDSKNEKIESKENNNKPCYKKQSSSHCSEKSQSILEDELKKHKFEDHVINIRRKLSKEKMIDDNIDEGSIKNTSRKKENSLSRSDVSYHSKEEGNKYEKYSNLSFFKKTNKDNKINKFFKNLGRFSFTTSKKKNNKCVQGIYTNDIILHSFSDESDLEEGYEQKNKTYNNDSEKIYSKSFVLNSYIGKKDEASNINTSEQVDNLYSYINKLKKKRDSKELDKTQNDESVMKDNGSKVEVKKRKEKDDKDEDDDDENDDDENDDDDDDENDDDENDDDENDDDDDDDDGEDDDGEDDDDDVDNGEDDDNNTRINSKKEDNKISQNNYKHSNSNNLHDKNEKKDRKNIPENDHITNNNYSNDVNRYDENKYNNENILSPRFGYSTSNNDAFKNVDKLSESNSSKDEISEYSLMENKNSKKDKGEENKGKVQFFKAQKDDSNNIMDKKNKKKKENIKEINEETGKNKSSRSSSNSSLLDNINRDININHKHESSDNESDDDDKEIIKLSDDKTDNKKISSFHSNNYDHENNKKNAKSGISINFIEDKKSTSIFSKKSKMREENSSNSVEIIRLSSFKSRNDLNKKKIGANNDKDDSLSCDNISNGYLSETKKDDYSYYNYVQSILPFGILGNKGSNDSYSSNSIKEDEKS, from the exons ATGAGTTTTTTATTAGCATTAAACGAGTCCAAGAAAAGTGCAGAAGGCTCTGTCGCAAGTGATAT TACCGAAGAAGTAtttgaaaaagaaattcATGAAATGAATAGTTTGAATATGATCATGCACATTGAAGACCTAAGGGACAAATCCTTTGTTGATGTCAAGGAGAAAAAAGAcgaaaataaaataaagattAAAAACACAGATgagaaagaaaaagaagagaACGGCGAAGAAGAAGGAGAAGAAAAAGGTGGTTCTATTAAGAACAGTTTTATGAAGATATTTcaaaagaagaaaaagaaaaaaaagaaaaaaacaaaaaaaataaaagatcataatataaataatatatatgattcGAATTGTTTATTAACTAATCCTGATAATGTCGACCCAGataaatattatctttCATTCAATGAGTTGAAGAAAGAAAATAGTGAAAATGttaatgaagaaaattatTCTTCAAATGATAAACCAAAAAATATAGTTGATTCTAAAGATATAGTTCAAAATGAAGAGAATATgaataaagaagaaataaaagataatatgaaaagaaaaaaaaaaaaaattaaactTTCATCTTATGGTACAAATTCAATagaaaatgtaaaaatcAAAAAGTATGATTCGAATAAgattaataatatggatgaaacatataataacgtatataaaaaaaaacaatcAAATGATTCAAAGGACAAGAAATTGAAAGCAAAAAGGTTTAAAaatctaaaaaaaaagataacGTCACCAAAATTTACAATGCCAACAAAAAcgaaaaataaaaagaatgggaatattaatgaaaacAATTTTAATTTTGATCCGGATgatgatttaaaaaaagaaattgaAAAGATAAAGATTGATATtgaaagaataaaaaataaaggaaatataaaaagaatgtatgatgatttaaaatatattttattatttcaaaaTGAAATCgttgatataataatagaagATATTcgaaaaaataaagtacGAACAAAATATGAAATGCTAGAAGATAGTACTGTAAAAGATGATGTTAATAAAGTTATATTAAATCATATTACATTTGATctattaaaatttaaatatattaatacgaaattaaaagaattaattttatgtGTTTATGATACCAAAAAATTTAATGGCTTAGTAAAAAGAAtagtaaataataaagcACATGAAATGAGGAAAATTGTAGACAAAAATGGAGAATTAACAGTTGCCAAATCTATGttatcctttttatataaacaattaAAATACTGTATTGAAGATGAAATTCAATGTTATTATAGTGaagtaaaaaaattaaatgatgacattcataatataaaaaggaatgttatgaatattatttttaagtCTATTAATGATGTATGTACTATACCAGATCCTTatcaaatatatgatatgggtgataaaattaatagGAAAAAAGGTACAAAAGAAAActataatttaaatgatattaatgatgatgaacAAATTAAATGTGAGCAAAATTTTGTGGAATATGAAAGAAAACAACAAATGATATGTCCAGATTACAGTAGtgatttaaatttatttttttctctctatgacaatatacatatagaaagaaaaaagtatataaaaaataaatcagtcatttttaaaaattattgtaCCGATGctgataatgatgatgatcataatattaatgacaatattaattataataataatgttaatatttatggtaatatgaaaaatataaaaacgTCAACATATAGagttaataataatatattagataAAGATGCTCAGTTTGTAACAtcttcaaaaaatataaatgaatcGTACATACCTAATTATACGAATAAATCCATTCGTTCAGTAGTATCACAGAATTATGTCGCTCCTTTTAATACGATCGAGAATCGACATACGACAGCTGACTTTATATATGGTGATCGAAATAGCaattgttatataaataagagTTATGAGAAAACAtctaatattaataataatattcctttaaatgtaaaattcttaaataaaaatgcTGTTAATGCTAATTATAATGTTTCtaatatgaaaatgaaaaaggaACATTATTTGGATGATTTGAAAAACTATTATTgcaatataaatattccATGGATTGGTAAGACATGTACGAATCCTTCAAGCAGTATgagtaaaaatattttaagaagaaaaagtaataataaaataaaaggaaGTGTGATTGATGCTCCCTTATTTTACAGTGCACCAGATAACGATATAAATCATACAAACGATacatatgatataaataatataggTTATGGAAACGATATagataataacaacaataataacaataataataataataataataataataataatatatttgaatatgtcgattataaaaatagtgatatatataataagaatatatatccaAATAATGATGCTTATAGTAATTATCAACATGATTCATTTAATGTTCCATATCCAAATGAACTATTTAATAAGGATcatattatgtataataataaccaTAATATGATAcatgatgaaaatatggtatataattatgattataaaattaatgatgcgcaaagaaataattatcCACCAAATTATGTGcacaataataatatgagaaaacaaatgaataatatttatatcgATAAGGATATGTTGGATGGACgttttaataaaatgtcacatataataaataatatagatgAAAAATGCTATGATTATGGgaattataaatattataatttggGAGAAAATCACAATAATTCATTAAATATGTATcataatatgaatgataatatatatactgAAAGATTTACAAAACAATCTAATGGTACTACCGTACGTTGTTTTAAAAGTGAAGTTAATATAAGGAATAAAGATACAAACAAATATAGTGGTTTTGAAATAATTTCAAGTAAAGAAgatataaagaaattagagaatttattaaatgataaatgGGGAAgttttaaattatttgaGAAATGGATTAAAGATAGTTCTAAATGGCAATGGATTGATTTAAAACTTcaaaaagaatatataaatagtaatatagaattagaaaaattgaaggaagaaaaaacgaaatatttagaaaaatgtataaataataaaataaaagaattatgGTGTGGTCGTATGAAAGGATTAATGAATTTAAAGTTATGTAATATggaaagaaaaatattaaaacGTTTCTCTAAATATCATATTAATCAAGATATCTATGATGTTGTTCTTGATTTTGAGAGGAATTCTATGTGTTATCAAGATTTATATGCAAAGTTTTTAAATATTGATGTATATAGTAAAAAAGTTGAtttcataaataaatataatgaatataatgaaCAGTTATATGCTGGAGgtgattatatatataaatataataaagataaaaaaaaagtaaatgatgaaaataataaaattagtcaaaagaaaaaaggaTATGTACAATCATTAATTTATAGTTTTAATAAGAAATCACAAAAAAGTATTAACAATAAGAATAATCTTCAAatacaaaaagaaaaaaaaaaatataatattattatcaagGATCCTACTACTTCAgtacaatataaaaatgatcatatatataatattatggatatatcaaataataGAGCAAATGCagttattaataaaatagaaaccataaataataaagcggacataaataataacaaaaaagatatatatacgAACCTTACagaaaatacaaataaaaagaataacCTTGGGgataataatcatatagATGAAGATACTACAAAAAAAGATCAGACATATGATAAGGGGaaaaaacaacaaaaaaatgaaccaaagcaagaacaaaaaaaaaaagaaccaaaacaagaacaaaaacaagaacaaaaaaaagaaccAAAACAAGAACAAAAACATGAACAAAAACATGAACAAAAACAAGAACAAAAACAAGAACAAAAACAAGAACAAAAACAAGAACAGAAACATGAACAAAAACATGAACAAAAACATGAACAAAAAATAGATCAAAAACtaatgaaaaaaacaaaaaatatatatagtaatGCTCaattgaataatatgaCACATATAGGTAGCTTTTcaattaagaaaaataaatcacATTTTGATATCAGTCTACAAGATTCAGGTGGTTTGATgaattcaaaaaaaaattcgTTTAATGATAgcttttctttatttagAAGTGAATGCAATAAAAGAATTTCGGATTTTTCTTTATCGAgcttaaaaataaagacaagagatattaataatgaagaagataTTTCATTTGAGTCTTCAAAAATTGATGAGGCGGAAGGAGAAGAATATGGGGAAGATGGTGATAATAAcgatgatgaaaatatagaaaaaacaaaacgTACGAAAAGTAATTTAAGTACTTTTCGTCGACTATTTAATTtgaaaagaaagaaaaaggataaagaagaaaaacCTAAAAAATCAGAAGTCTTTCCCTCTGAATcctttttatcatattttaaaaggCAACCTTCAAGTGATAATGCTAATAATAGTATGATAcataaaaaggaaaatgttcataatttagatatagataataatatcgatgatgttaataataaaagtagTGTTGTATtgttaaataataaatcttTATCCGTAGaaggatatatatatgataatgaaAGCATAATTATAGAAAAAGAAGTAGGTGAACATTTacatatagaaaatatgGAAGATAAACACATTTCATtagatgatataaataatgaagaaatatatgataGTCATAGTAAATCATCGATTAATCATAACATATActtaaatgatataaataaaataaatcaaatCATGGAACAAAAAGAACACAAGAATTATGCACATAACATAGATTTAATTAAAGGTGTAAAGAATAAAGCATTTAAGGctgatgataaaaataacttaaaagaaaagaataataaaattactGAGAAGGTTACTGATTTGAATGATTCGTATTCATTTTTGAATAGTAGCCGTAGTTCTGATGAGGAAAATGATAAAGGAAAATGTAAGCAGAGTAAGGAGATGTCGAATATTGATGACAAACATGACAATAAGGGTAATGATAGAAATGAACATAATGGTCATTATAAAAGTAATCCAGAGagtaataataagaataatcTTAAAAGTAACAATAAAAGTGATTCTAAAAGTAATGATAAAAGtgatcaaaataataacattaggaactattcaaaaaataacagtaaaaatgatagtaaaaatgaaaagatTGAGAGtaaggaaaataataataaaccTTGTTATAAGAAACAAAGTTCTAGTCATTGTAGTGAGAAATCACAAAGTATTTTGGAGGACGAACTGAAAAAACACAAATTTGAAGACcatgttataaatataagaagGAAATTAAGCAAGGAAAAAATGattgatgataatattgatgaaggatcaataaaaaatactagtaggaaaaaagaaaattcTTTATCAAGGTCAGATGTATCATATCATAGTAAGGAGGAGGGAAATAAATACGAAAAGTATTCCAATCTAAGcttctttaaaaaaacgaataaagataataaaataaataagttTTTTAAGAATTTAGGAAGATTTAGTTTTACAACTTctaagaaaaaaaataataaatgtgtACAAGGAATTTATacaaatgatataatattacatagTTTTAGTGATGAATCCGACTTAGAAGAAGGatatgaacaaaaaaataaaacgtataataatgattcagaaaaaatatactcCAAAAGTTTTGTATTAAATAGTTATATTGGTAAGAAAGATGAAGCTAGTAACATAAATACGAGTGAACAGGTTGATAATCTGTATTcttacataaataaattaaagaagaaaagaGATAGCAAGGAGTTGGATAAAACTCAAAATGATGAATCGGTAATGAAAGATAATGGAAGCAAAGTTGAAGTGAAAAAGAGAAAGGAAAAAGATGATAAagatgaagatgatgatgatgaaaatgatgatgatgaaaatgatgatgatgatgatgatgaaaatgatgatgatgaaaatgatgatgatgaaaatgatgatgatgatgatgatgatgatggTGAAGATGATGATGGTGAAGATGATGACGATGATGTTGATAATGGtgaagatgatgataacAATACAAGAATTAATTCcaaaaaagaagataataaaatttcacaaaataattataaacattcgaatagtaataatcttcacgataaaaatgaaaagaaagaTAGAAAAAACATTCCAGAGAATGATCATAttactaataataattattcaaaTGATGTGAATCGATATGAcgaaaataaatataataacgaaaatatattatccCCTAGATTTGGTTATAGCACATCTAATAATGATGCTTTTAAAAACGTTGACAAATTATCTGAGAGTAATTCAAGTAAAGATGAAATTTCTGAATATAGTTTAATGGAAAATAAGAATAgtaaaaaagataaaggtgaagaaaataaaggGAAAGTACAGTTTTTTAAGGCACAGAAGGATgattcaaataatataatggataaaaaaaataagaaaaaaaaagagaatataaaagagataaatgaagaaacaggaaaaaataaaagttcCAGAAGCTCATCAaattcatcattattagataatataaatagagacattaatataaatcataaaCATGAAAGTTCTGATAATGAGagtgatgatgatgataaagaaataataaaattatccGATGATAAAACagataataagaaaatttCAAGTTTTCATAGCAATAATTATGAtcatgaaaataataagaagaaTGCAAAAAGTGGAATAtcaataaattttatagaagataaaaaaagcacatctatattttcaaaaaaaagtaaaatgAGAGAAGAAAATTCTTCTAATTCTGTTGAAATTATAAGATTATCGAGCTTTAAATCTAGAAATGATttgaacaaaaaaaagatagGTGCGAATAATGACAAGGATGATTCCTTATCATGtgataatatttcaaatgGCTATTTATCagaaacaaaaaaagatgattattcatattataattatgttcAATCAATTCTACCTTTTGGTATATTAGGTAATAAAGGATCAAATGATTCTTATTCAAGTAACAGCATAAAGGAAGACGAGAAATCATAA